A window of Chitinophaga sp. MM2321 contains these coding sequences:
- the asnS gene encoding asparagine--tRNA ligase yields the protein MSQRVKVKQILSDDKAHYEVTVKGWVRSFRNNQFITLNDGSTNNNLQVVIDTENTDAALLKRITTGASICAKGEIIPSLGKGQKVELKATTLEILGDCDPEKYPLQLKNRPSLEYLREIAHLRFRTNTFGAIFRVRHALAFAVHKFFNERGFVYLHTPIITASDAEGAGEMFRVTTLDMNKPPRTEAGDIDYKEDFFGKSTNLTVSGQLEGELGAMAFGDIYTFGPTFRAENSNTARHLAEFWMVEPEMAFYELEDNMDLAEAFIKSIIGYVLEHNRDDLDFLASRLVEEDKQKPQQERSEMGLLEKLEFVLHNEFVRITYTEAIDILQNSKHNRNKKFQYLIEGWGADLQSEHERYLVEKHFKKPVILTDYPKEIKSFYMKLNEDNKTVRAMDILFPGIGEMVGGSQREEDYDKLVKRMEEMHIPVEELSWYLDTRRFGTAPHAGFGLGFERMMLFITGMGNIRDVIPFPRTPKNAEH from the coding sequence ATGAGCCAAAGAGTGAAAGTCAAGCAAATCTTGTCGGACGACAAGGCGCATTATGAAGTAACGGTAAAAGGTTGGGTGCGGTCATTCCGCAACAACCAGTTTATAACGTTGAACGATGGCTCTACCAATAATAATTTACAAGTAGTTATTGATACTGAAAATACGGATGCAGCCCTGCTGAAACGCATTACCACAGGCGCTTCCATCTGCGCAAAAGGAGAGATCATTCCCTCACTGGGTAAAGGCCAGAAAGTAGAGCTGAAAGCTACTACCCTGGAAATACTGGGCGACTGTGATCCTGAAAAATATCCTTTGCAGCTGAAAAACAGGCCCAGCCTGGAATACCTGCGTGAAATCGCTCATCTGCGTTTCCGTACCAATACTTTTGGCGCTATCTTCCGGGTACGCCATGCGTTAGCATTTGCCGTGCACAAGTTCTTTAACGAGCGCGGCTTTGTATACCTGCATACGCCTATCATCACTGCATCTGACGCTGAAGGCGCTGGTGAAATGTTCCGTGTAACCACCCTGGACATGAACAAACCACCCCGCACAGAAGCCGGCGATATTGATTACAAAGAAGACTTCTTTGGCAAGTCAACCAACCTCACCGTATCCGGCCAGCTGGAAGGCGAACTGGGTGCTATGGCCTTTGGTGATATCTATACTTTCGGACCCACTTTCCGCGCTGAAAATTCCAACACCGCCCGCCACCTCGCTGAGTTCTGGATGGTAGAGCCGGAAATGGCCTTCTACGAACTGGAAGATAATATGGACCTGGCGGAAGCCTTCATCAAATCCATCATCGGATATGTATTGGAGCATAACCGCGATGACCTCGACTTCCTGGCTTCCCGCCTTGTGGAAGAGGATAAACAAAAACCACAACAGGAACGCAGTGAAATGGGGCTGCTGGAAAAGCTGGAGTTTGTATTACACAACGAATTTGTACGTATTACCTACACAGAAGCTATTGACATCCTGCAAAACAGCAAACATAACAGGAACAAGAAGTTCCAGTACCTCATTGAAGGCTGGGGCGCCGACCTGCAAAGCGAACACGAGCGTTATCTCGTAGAAAAGCACTTTAAGAAACCGGTGATCCTCACTGATTATCCTAAAGAAATCAAGTCTTTCTACATGAAGCTGAATGAGGATAACAAAACCGTCAGGGCTATGGATATCCTGTTTCCCGGCATCGGTGAAATGGTAGGCGGATCACAACGTGAAGAAGACTACGACAAACTGGTTAAACGCATGGAAGAAATGCACATACCCGTAGAAGAACTAAGCTGGTACCTGGATACACGCCGTTTTGGTACTGCTCCGCACGCCGGCTTTGGTCTTGGTTTCGAACGCATGATGCTCTTTATAACCGGTATGGGCAATATCCGCGACGTTATACCTTTCCCAAGAACACCAAAGAACGCCGAACACTAG
- a CDS encoding biopolymer transporter ExbD: MADMDTQSPGGRHGGKGTTSTKKSTRVDMTPMVDLGFLLITFFMLTTTMTKPKTMELIMPRSDGDPMPLSDKKALTVILGPDNRIAWYEGIGDDPAMPPQVNYTSFANKNGIRDVIIRKKEAVYRASHKNELMILIKADKAAHYENVVDIMDEMLINQVSRYAIVDIGLKEAAYFQ, translated from the coding sequence ATGGCAGATATGGATACGCAATCTCCCGGTGGCCGCCACGGCGGGAAGGGAACCACCAGTACTAAAAAATCTACACGTGTCGATATGACACCAATGGTAGATCTGGGCTTTTTACTGATCACTTTTTTTATGCTTACCACCACGATGACAAAGCCCAAAACCATGGAACTTATAATGCCCCGGAGTGACGGCGATCCGATGCCGTTGTCCGATAAAAAAGCCCTGACAGTGATCTTAGGGCCGGACAACCGTATTGCCTGGTATGAAGGTATCGGCGATGATCCCGCTATGCCGCCGCAGGTCAACTATACCAGCTTCGCCAATAAAAATGGCATCCGTGATGTCATCATCCGGAAAAAGGAAGCGGTATACCGCGCCTCTCATAAAAACGAACTGATGATCCTCATCAAAGCCGATAAAGCCGCGCATTATGAAAATGTGGTGGATATCATGGACGAGATGCTGATCAACCAGGTAAGCCGGTATGCAATAGTAGATATCGGGTTGAAAGAAGCGGCGTATTTTCAGTAG
- a CDS encoding 2-oxoglutarate and iron-dependent oxygenase domain-containing protein yields the protein MAITHSIPSVDLADFTSGDAGRKAAFVQQLGKAYEDVGFVAVKNHGIPDELIADLYNYVQQFFKLPAETKHKYELPELAGQRGYTSFGKEHAKGYDAPDLKEFFQFGQTVEDNDPVSAEYPPNVQVEEVPAFTPTFFKAYRGFEKSGSYLLQAIALFLGLDEHYFDSKIHNGNSILRAIHYPPITQEPKSAIRAEQHEDINLITLLVGASADGLQILDKQDNWVPVTSLPEQIVVNVGDMLQRLTNNRLKSTTHRVVNPPREMWNTSRYSIPFFLHPKSDMKLDCLENCVTTEHPLAYEPITAGQYLDERLREIGLKK from the coding sequence ATGGCAATTACCCACTCCATTCCTTCCGTGGATCTCGCAGATTTCACATCCGGTGACGCAGGACGCAAAGCCGCCTTCGTGCAGCAACTGGGAAAAGCTTATGAAGACGTTGGTTTTGTAGCGGTAAAGAATCATGGTATTCCTGATGAACTGATTGCAGACCTCTACAATTATGTACAACAGTTTTTTAAGCTCCCCGCCGAAACCAAACATAAATACGAACTCCCGGAACTGGCCGGACAACGGGGCTATACTTCCTTCGGTAAAGAACACGCCAAAGGATACGATGCACCGGACCTGAAAGAGTTTTTTCAGTTCGGACAAACAGTAGAAGATAATGATCCGGTAAGTGCTGAATATCCGCCGAATGTACAGGTAGAAGAAGTACCTGCTTTTACACCTACTTTCTTTAAAGCCTATCGCGGTTTTGAAAAATCAGGTAGCTACCTGTTGCAGGCAATTGCCCTGTTCCTGGGATTGGACGAACACTATTTTGACAGTAAAATACATAATGGTAATTCTATCCTGAGAGCGATCCACTACCCTCCTATTACACAGGAGCCCAAATCGGCTATCAGGGCGGAACAACATGAAGATATAAACCTTATTACCTTGTTGGTAGGCGCTTCTGCTGACGGCTTACAGATCCTGGACAAACAGGATAACTGGGTACCTGTTACCTCTTTACCGGAACAGATTGTGGTAAACGTAGGAGATATGCTACAACGTCTTACAAATAACCGCTTAAAATCTACTACGCACCGTGTAGTAAATCCGCCCCGTGAAATGTGGAATACATCCCGTTACTCTATTCCTTTCTTCCTGCATCCAAAATCAGACATGAAACTGGATTGCCTGGAGAACTGTGTCACCACAGAGCATCCGCTGGCGTATGAGCCTATAACAGCCGGCCAGTACCTCGACGAGCGTTTACGCGAAATTGGATTAAAGAAATAA
- the chrA gene encoding chromate efflux transporter: MLLHSITAYGGPQGHLAMMIKTFVHQRKDVTEEELMEYNAFCQLLPGASSSQTLTLIGYKRGGAWLAIATLLIWITPACLLMGSLSFLLQYFDKRALQTDIFKYVQPMAVGFLAYGGTRAFKISINNVATFIIMVVAMFSTFYLKSPWTFPALIILGGIVSNFSNKRIPDLTEKPRKIQWGNIWLFVSVFVLAGVFSELARSHEWITRRPFNLFENFYRFGSLVFGGGDILIAMMLEQYVTRAKSQFLTAEELLTGAGIMRALPGPTFSISAYVGGMAMRNLGTGYQFLGCVLAPVAIFLPSLLLVLFFFPIWHNLKKHVVIYRALEGINAVVVGIMWAATFILFSAIPVNWYNLLIMASTLALLTITRLPSPFIVLACLLLGWLL, translated from the coding sequence GTGCTATTGCATAGCATTACAGCCTACGGTGGTCCGCAAGGTCATCTGGCAATGATGATAAAGACATTCGTACATCAGCGCAAAGATGTGACGGAAGAAGAGCTGATGGAGTATAATGCGTTCTGCCAACTGTTGCCGGGCGCATCCTCTTCTCAAACCCTTACATTAATAGGCTATAAGCGTGGTGGTGCATGGCTGGCCATCGCTACCCTGCTGATATGGATTACACCGGCCTGTTTGCTGATGGGCTCTCTGAGTTTTTTGCTGCAATACTTTGATAAACGGGCACTGCAAACTGATATTTTCAAATACGTACAGCCGATGGCGGTAGGCTTCCTCGCCTATGGTGGAACGCGGGCTTTCAAGATCAGCATTAATAACGTGGCTACCTTCATTATCATGGTGGTGGCTATGTTTTCCACCTTCTATCTCAAATCACCATGGACATTTCCCGCATTGATCATATTAGGCGGTATCGTTTCCAATTTCAGTAACAAGCGTATTCCTGATCTTACAGAGAAACCGAGGAAGATCCAATGGGGTAATATATGGTTGTTCGTTTCAGTTTTTGTACTGGCGGGTGTTTTCTCCGAGCTTGCGCGTTCTCATGAGTGGATCACGCGAAGGCCGTTTAACCTCTTTGAAAACTTTTATCGTTTCGGCAGTCTTGTGTTTGGTGGGGGCGATATCCTCATCGCTATGATGCTGGAACAATATGTAACCCGCGCCAAGTCGCAATTTCTCACCGCAGAAGAGCTGTTGACAGGCGCCGGTATTATGCGTGCCCTCCCCGGTCCTACGTTCTCCATTTCTGCCTATGTAGGCGGTATGGCTATGCGTAACCTGGGCACAGGTTACCAGTTTCTGGGCTGTGTGCTGGCTCCTGTAGCCATTTTCCTGCCGAGTCTTTTGCTGGTGTTATTCTTCTTTCCCATATGGCATAACCTGAAAAAACATGTAGTCATTTACCGCGCACTGGAAGGGATCAACGCGGTAGTGGTAGGTATTATGTGGGCAGCCACCTTTATCCTCTTCTCTGCCATCCCTGTCAACTGGTACAACCTGCTGATTATGGCAAGTACGCTGGCATTGCTCACCATCACCAGGCTGCCATCGCCATTTATCGTACTGGCGTGCCTGTTATTAGGCTGGTTATTATAA
- a CDS encoding sigma-54 dependent transcriptional regulator, producing MSKGHILIIDDEDQLRKLLSRLLVLEGYTLHEAPDVRSALKLLEREEIRVVLSDVKLPDGNGVELVQVIRAAYPDIETIVLTAYGNITDGVQAIKNGAFDYITKGDDNNRILPLVSKAMDKATLQFRIRDLEKKISGKYNFDNILGVSPEIKAAIALAEKVAPSDMTVLLLGETGAGKEVFAHAIHQGSNRRQQPFVAVNCSAFAKDILESELFGHVAGAFTGAIKDKKGFFEEARGGTIFLDEIGEMPVELQAKMLRVLETQEFYRVGEPKPTKTDVRIIAATNRNLEQEIAAGRFREDLFYRLSVFQIPLPSLNERRKDIPLLATWFIQQFAPRMNKRITGMTPAFLQALQQHSWKGNIRELRNVIERAAILTDTDILDTPTLPFDFQQGMGDDHSSMRLADMEKKHISRVLAHVKGNKTKAAELLDIGLTTLYNKIREYNLTTL from the coding sequence ATGTCTAAAGGTCACATTTTAATTATTGATGATGAAGATCAGTTGCGGAAGCTATTAAGCCGCTTACTGGTATTGGAAGGGTATACGCTGCATGAGGCGCCGGATGTGCGGTCTGCTTTGAAACTCCTGGAAAGGGAAGAGATCCGCGTGGTGCTCTCCGATGTAAAATTGCCGGATGGTAATGGCGTGGAGCTGGTACAGGTGATCCGGGCCGCCTATCCCGATATAGAAACCATCGTACTCACTGCCTACGGAAATATTACGGATGGGGTGCAGGCAATTAAAAACGGTGCGTTTGACTACATCACCAAAGGAGATGACAACAACCGTATTCTGCCCCTGGTGAGTAAGGCTATGGATAAGGCTACCCTGCAATTCCGCATCCGCGACCTGGAGAAAAAGATCAGTGGTAAATATAATTTTGACAATATACTGGGGGTATCTCCGGAAATCAAGGCCGCTATCGCATTGGCGGAGAAGGTGGCGCCATCAGACATGACCGTACTGTTGCTGGGCGAAACCGGTGCCGGCAAGGAAGTGTTTGCACATGCGATCCACCAGGGCAGTAATCGCCGCCAACAGCCCTTTGTGGCGGTAAACTGTAGCGCCTTCGCGAAAGACATCCTGGAGAGCGAATTGTTTGGCCATGTGGCAGGCGCATTTACAGGAGCGATAAAAGATAAAAAAGGATTTTTTGAAGAAGCCCGCGGCGGTACCATCTTCCTCGATGAAATCGGTGAAATGCCGGTAGAATTGCAGGCCAAAATGCTGCGCGTATTAGAAACACAGGAGTTCTACCGGGTGGGCGAACCCAAACCCACTAAAACGGATGTACGTATTATAGCCGCTACCAACCGTAACCTGGAACAGGAGATTGCTGCAGGACGTTTCCGGGAAGACCTGTTTTACCGGTTGTCGGTTTTCCAGATCCCGCTGCCTTCCCTCAATGAGCGTAGAAAAGATATTCCCTTACTGGCCACCTGGTTCATACAGCAGTTTGCACCCAGGATGAATAAACGTATCACCGGCATGACCCCCGCTTTCCTCCAGGCATTACAGCAGCATAGCTGGAAAGGTAATATCCGGGAACTGCGCAACGTGATTGAAAGAGCTGCCATTCTAACGGATACGGATATACTGGATACGCCCACTTTGCCTTTTGATTTTCAACAGGGTATGGGAGATGATCATTCCTCCATGCGCCTGGCGGATATGGAGAAAAAACATATCTCCAGGGTGTTGGCCCATGTTAAAGGCAACAAAACAAAAGCCGCTGAATTGCTGGACATCGGCCTCACTACGCTGTACAATAAGATCCGGGAATATAATCTCACCACATTATAA
- the ligD gene encoding DNA ligase D, with product MSLSKYKQKRNFTETTEPVAGKAEKGKHVFVVQRHHASRLHYDFRLEVAGVLKSWAVPKGPSMNPEDKRLAMEVEDHPYDYKDFEGTIPAGNYGAGTVYIWDKGTYELMNADGTDFDKTALKEIKTGDLKIVMKGKKLKGEFALVKMKGREENAWLLIKHRDKYAVAEYNSEDYTPERIKLRGLKEKEATKKASKKKSVIRTPAPEEKPVKSKKPERIKKVYKPMLATLVDAPFDGDDWLFETKWDGYRAIASVEQGIVSLYSRNEKNFNKDYPAVVAAVENIAHNVVLDGEILVMGKNGKSDFQSLQQYKTTGKEKLVYAVFDLLHLNGNELQQLSLLERKSLLKDIVDQLRNKTVIYSSHVLKTGKAFFKKAQQQQWEGIIAKRSDGVYEEGRRSMSWLKIKIVNEQEALICGYTAPRGSRKKIGALVLGLYEDKELKYIGHCGGGLNEAMINDLYKRLQPLVRSSSPFKAPVKTNMPVTWVKPELVCQVKFADWTSGGNLRQPILLGLREDKPAKEVHPETAKKITMATTIEKDRELTLNGKKVPLTNQQKIYFPKEKITKGQLIDYYLSVAKFILPHLKDRPQSLHRFPNGITGTAFYQKDLDLEQTPAWIKSVPLHSASTSKNVDYLVCNNEATLAYMVNLGCIEINPWLSRVRTLDNPDYIVLDLDPENIDFKYVVETAQHIKAALDTLKVNSFCKTSGSTGLHIYIPTGAKYSYETGRLFAEFVARGVNKELPKTTSVIRNKASRNKRVYIDFLQNSRGQTVAAPYSARPKPGATVSMPLQWEEVNENLRMTDFDIFNSLDRINETGDLWKDIQNSKNDLRKVLREHQKSTASKEG from the coding sequence ATGAGCTTATCAAAATATAAACAGAAACGGAACTTTACAGAAACAACCGAACCCGTTGCAGGAAAGGCGGAGAAGGGAAAACATGTTTTCGTTGTGCAGCGTCATCATGCGTCGCGATTGCATTATGATTTCAGACTGGAAGTGGCGGGTGTGCTGAAAAGCTGGGCCGTCCCGAAAGGACCTTCCATGAATCCGGAAGATAAAAGACTGGCGATGGAAGTAGAGGACCACCCTTATGATTATAAGGATTTTGAAGGGACTATACCTGCCGGAAACTACGGCGCCGGCACTGTTTATATCTGGGATAAAGGCACGTATGAACTAATGAATGCCGATGGAACCGACTTTGATAAAACAGCCCTGAAGGAAATCAAAACGGGGGATCTGAAGATAGTGATGAAAGGGAAGAAACTGAAGGGAGAATTTGCGCTGGTGAAAATGAAAGGACGGGAAGAAAATGCCTGGCTATTGATCAAACACCGTGATAAATATGCAGTAGCAGAATATAACAGTGAAGACTATACGCCGGAGCGCATTAAACTCCGCGGGTTAAAAGAAAAAGAAGCCACAAAGAAGGCGTCAAAAAAAAAATCAGTAATCCGTACGCCGGCACCGGAAGAAAAACCGGTAAAAAGTAAAAAGCCGGAACGGATCAAAAAAGTCTATAAACCCATGCTGGCCACACTTGTGGACGCTCCCTTTGATGGCGATGACTGGCTTTTTGAAACCAAGTGGGATGGCTACAGGGCTATCGCCAGTGTAGAGCAGGGTATTGTATCACTGTACTCCCGCAATGAAAAAAACTTTAATAAAGATTACCCGGCAGTGGTAGCTGCTGTGGAGAATATTGCGCATAATGTGGTACTGGATGGCGAGATCCTGGTAATGGGGAAAAACGGTAAATCGGATTTCCAGTCGCTACAGCAATATAAAACAACCGGCAAAGAGAAGCTGGTATATGCCGTATTTGATCTGCTGCATCTTAACGGCAATGAATTGCAACAGCTTTCGCTGCTGGAGCGTAAGAGCCTGCTTAAAGATATAGTAGATCAACTCCGGAATAAAACGGTCATATACTCATCGCATGTACTTAAAACGGGCAAAGCCTTTTTTAAGAAAGCACAGCAGCAACAGTGGGAGGGGATCATTGCAAAAAGGAGCGATGGTGTGTACGAAGAAGGACGGCGATCCATGTCGTGGCTGAAGATTAAAATTGTGAATGAACAGGAGGCGCTTATCTGCGGCTATACCGCACCCAGGGGCAGCAGGAAGAAAATAGGCGCGTTGGTACTGGGCTTGTATGAGGATAAGGAACTGAAATATATTGGCCACTGTGGAGGTGGATTGAATGAAGCAATGATCAACGATTTATACAAGCGCCTGCAACCTTTGGTACGGTCGTCTTCCCCTTTTAAGGCGCCTGTCAAAACAAACATGCCGGTTACCTGGGTAAAACCGGAGCTGGTATGCCAGGTTAAATTTGCTGACTGGACATCAGGTGGAAATCTGCGGCAGCCTATCCTCCTGGGTCTTCGTGAAGACAAGCCGGCGAAAGAAGTACATCCGGAAACTGCAAAAAAAATTACCATGGCTACTACCATTGAAAAAGACCGCGAGTTAACATTAAACGGCAAAAAGGTGCCGCTTACCAATCAACAAAAAATCTACTTCCCAAAAGAAAAAATAACAAAGGGACAGCTGATCGATTATTATCTGTCAGTAGCAAAATTTATTCTTCCGCATCTCAAAGACAGACCCCAGTCGCTACACCGGTTTCCCAATGGCATCACGGGAACGGCCTTTTACCAAAAGGACCTGGACCTGGAACAAACGCCTGCCTGGATCAAAAGTGTGCCGCTGCATTCCGCTTCTACCAGCAAGAATGTAGATTATCTTGTATGTAACAATGAAGCCACACTGGCTTATATGGTGAACCTGGGCTGCATTGAAATAAATCCCTGGCTATCGCGTGTCCGTACGCTGGATAACCCCGATTATATTGTGCTGGACCTTGATCCCGAAAACATCGATTTTAAATATGTGGTGGAAACAGCCCAGCATATCAAGGCTGCACTGGATACCCTGAAGGTCAACAGCTTTTGCAAAACATCCGGTTCTACCGGGTTGCATATTTATATCCCCACCGGGGCAAAATACAGTTATGAAACGGGACGCCTTTTTGCGGAATTTGTAGCACGCGGGGTAAACAAAGAACTGCCCAAGACCACAAGCGTAATCAGGAATAAGGCCAGCAGGAATAAACGGGTATACATAGATTTTTTGCAGAACAGCCGGGGACAAACAGTGGCTGCTCCTTATTCTGCGCGGCCCAAGCCGGGAGCTACCGTATCTATGCCACTTCAGTGGGAAGAAGTAAATGAAAACCTGCGCATGACAGACTTTGATATCTTCAACTCACTGGACCGGATAAACGAAACCGGCGACTTATGGAAAGATATACAAAACAGTAAGAACGATTTACGCAAGGTACTCCGGGAACATCAGAAAAGTACTGCTTCAAAAGAAGGATAG
- a CDS encoding Ku protein: MRAIWSGSIGFGLVNIPVKLYSATQDSRLDLDMLDSKTLAHIKFKRVSESTGKEVPWEQIVKGYLYNDEYVVLEDEDFEAASPRKSKIIEIESFVEEQEIDDIYFESPYYIEPAKGGEKAYQLLLKTLEKTGKAGLSRFVLRSQEHLSVVRPRENYLLLHQLRFEEEIRSSEDLSIPAGTQLAKKELDMAMELVKQYTAKFDISQFKDEYKAELLKIIKAKASGKKTVVKKMHVVHTKNDELFDQLKASLAKPGKKRAS, encoded by the coding sequence ATGCGAGCAATCTGGTCAGGATCAATAGGCTTCGGACTGGTAAATATACCGGTGAAGTTATACAGTGCCACGCAGGATAGCCGGCTGGACCTGGATATGCTGGACAGTAAAACACTGGCCCACATAAAGTTTAAACGTGTTAGCGAAAGCACCGGCAAAGAAGTGCCATGGGAGCAGATTGTAAAAGGATACTTGTATAACGATGAGTATGTGGTACTGGAAGATGAAGACTTTGAAGCAGCCAGCCCCCGGAAAAGCAAGATCATAGAAATTGAATCCTTTGTAGAAGAGCAGGAGATCGATGATATTTACTTCGAATCACCTTACTACATTGAGCCCGCCAAAGGCGGGGAAAAGGCGTATCAACTGTTGCTCAAAACCCTTGAAAAAACAGGCAAAGCTGGCCTCAGCCGCTTTGTACTGCGCTCACAGGAACACTTGTCTGTTGTCAGGCCACGCGAAAATTATTTGCTCCTGCATCAATTGCGTTTTGAAGAAGAGATCCGTTCTTCGGAAGACCTGTCCATTCCGGCCGGTACACAACTGGCAAAAAAGGAGCTGGATATGGCGATGGAACTGGTAAAGCAATACACCGCGAAATTTGATATCAGCCAGTTTAAAGATGAATATAAAGCCGAACTGCTGAAGATCATTAAAGCTAAAGCCAGCGGCAAGAAAACAGTGGTGAAGAAAATGCATGTAGTGCATACAAAGAATGATGAACTCTTTGATCAGTTGAAAGCAAGTCTGGCCAAGCCTGGTAAAAAACGTGCATCATGA
- a CDS encoding helix-turn-helix domain-containing protein codes for MNIDFLKYTEILPHASLKGMVTHYRIKSAQLSGPFVFANFSPIFQGLIFNIRPLDDINFVKKETVDLKHKVYFVGQAISSSTLVSSSLNVDLIAVNFTPTGVFRLTGIDLDSFTDQIVDAETIFGTEINQLHEQLIAAKDQSTALRLIDNYLYLKAAKRKKENKSHILESVSILKNNAAGISVKMLQKATNTSPSTLERSFKSEIGMTPKMYQRLLRFNQARQYIDENHCTDWWEIVVLFAFYDQSHFISEFRFFAGQTPMQYLQTISFQAAIAPGPQSRMLA; via the coding sequence ATGAACATAGATTTTTTGAAATACACCGAAATATTGCCGCATGCAAGTTTAAAAGGAATGGTGACGCATTACAGAATAAAAAGCGCCCAGCTTAGCGGCCCCTTTGTTTTCGCCAACTTCTCCCCCATATTTCAGGGCTTGATTTTTAACATTCGTCCACTTGATGATATTAATTTTGTCAAAAAAGAAACCGTAGACCTAAAGCATAAAGTTTATTTTGTTGGACAAGCTATCTCCTCCAGCACACTGGTTAGCAGTTCCCTGAATGTAGATCTCATTGCCGTAAACTTTACACCAACCGGTGTTTTTCGACTTACCGGTATTGATTTGGATAGTTTCACCGATCAGATTGTGGATGCAGAAACAATTTTTGGTACAGAAATTAACCAGCTGCATGAACAATTAATTGCAGCCAAAGATCAGTCTACTGCCCTTCGACTGATTGATAACTATTTATACCTAAAGGCCGCCAAGAGAAAAAAGGAGAATAAATCGCATATTCTGGAATCGGTATCTATTTTGAAGAATAATGCCGCGGGGATTAGTGTAAAAATGCTTCAAAAAGCAACCAATACCAGTCCCAGCACCTTAGAAAGATCCTTTAAATCAGAAATCGGTATGACGCCCAAAATGTACCAACGCCTCCTTCGGTTTAACCAGGCCAGACAGTACATTGACGAAAACCACTGTACCGATTGGTGGGAAATTGTGGTGCTGTTTGCATTTTATGATCAATCTCACTTTATCAGCGAATTTCGTTTTTTTGCGGGTCAAACGCCGATGCAATATCTTCAAACGATCAGTTTTCAAGCGGCTATTGCACCTGGTCCTCAGAGCCGAATGCTGGCGTAA
- a CDS encoding ferritin-like domain-containing protein, whose product MPTARTAANGTAKNVAAKTNGKANESMPNSKFHQLFMEELKDIYWAEKNLVKALPKMQKAATSSALITAIANHLEETKGHVTRLEDIFEMMGKKPQAKKCEAMEGLIAEGQEVVDDTDEDTAVRDAGIIIASQKIEHYEISAYGSLRTLANVMGHKNAAKLLGETLQEEKDADSLLTEVAETTVNAEAASE is encoded by the coding sequence ATGCCCACCGCAAGAACTGCCGCTAACGGCACCGCAAAGAACGTTGCCGCCAAAACAAATGGTAAAGCAAATGAAAGTATGCCCAACTCTAAATTTCATCAACTGTTCATGGAAGAACTGAAAGACATTTATTGGGCAGAAAAGAACCTCGTTAAAGCATTGCCTAAAATGCAGAAAGCAGCTACTTCATCAGCATTGATAACTGCTATTGCTAATCATCTGGAAGAAACAAAAGGTCATGTTACCCGACTGGAAGATATTTTTGAAATGATGGGAAAGAAGCCACAGGCAAAGAAATGCGAAGCCATGGAAGGATTGATAGCAGAAGGCCAGGAAGTAGTGGATGATACAGATGAAGATACTGCTGTAAGAGACGCCGGCATTATTATCGCCTCACAAAAAATTGAACACTATGAAATTTCTGCCTATGGTAGTTTACGCACATTAGCAAACGTGATGGGGCATAAAAATGCTGCGAAACTGTTGGGAGAAACCTTGCAGGAAGAAAAAGATGCGGATAGCCTGTTGACAGAAGTAGCAGAAACTACTGTAAATGCGGAAGCTGCAAGCGAATAG